In Brevibacillus brevis NBRC 100599, a single genomic region encodes these proteins:
- a CDS encoding ABC transporter permease, which yields MVNSFSHLFWSEWKNLFANKTIRNILFLVPLIYLTMFGFLYSEKKVMEIPTVMVDADQTELSRELYRAFEVDHTFRITSIVGTEEDAMKLVDKGEANIALIIPAGLEKDVKAGREAEVLTVIDGSNMMISNTAVRAANTAIKSVSAGTTLKKMEAIGGWGEKGKNMFTGIDYRYRVLYNPTFSYLSFMVFGLAGTVLQQVLFLGIVLSVAQQKEEGTWKDTLSRHSFFAITASKLLPYFLAGTLNMFLAFTLLLKGFDIPYYGSTFDLMLLATMFNLAVLAIGYAISFVSSSQLQATQIGMMIAVPSFMLSGYTWPIMSMPTGIAAIAKSLPLTYFLGGVREILSKGHGLSAVMNDFMVLAFMTLIGLFAAYVIYLLQIRKSKGKVREQTAV from the coding sequence ATGGTGAATAGTTTCTCTCACCTGTTCTGGAGCGAATGGAAAAATCTTTTTGCAAACAAAACCATTCGGAATATTCTGTTCCTCGTTCCACTGATTTATTTGACGATGTTCGGCTTTCTGTACAGTGAGAAAAAAGTGATGGAGATCCCTACTGTGATGGTGGATGCCGATCAAACCGAATTGAGTCGTGAGCTCTACCGCGCTTTTGAGGTCGATCATACATTTCGGATCACGTCAATCGTAGGAACAGAAGAAGATGCAATGAAGTTGGTTGACAAGGGCGAAGCAAATATCGCCCTGATCATACCTGCTGGATTAGAAAAGGATGTGAAAGCTGGGAGAGAAGCAGAGGTACTGACTGTTATCGACGGCAGTAACATGATGATTTCGAATACGGCAGTTCGAGCAGCGAATACAGCAATCAAGTCTGTTTCAGCAGGAACCACGCTGAAGAAGATGGAAGCAATTGGCGGATGGGGAGAAAAAGGGAAAAACATGTTTACGGGTATCGACTATCGATACAGAGTGTTGTACAACCCGACCTTTAGCTATCTGTCCTTCATGGTATTCGGTCTTGCAGGTACAGTGCTTCAGCAGGTGCTGTTCCTTGGAATCGTATTGTCCGTTGCCCAGCAAAAAGAAGAGGGGACCTGGAAGGATACACTCTCTCGCCATAGCTTCTTCGCGATCACGGCGAGCAAATTGTTGCCGTACTTTCTGGCAGGAACCCTCAACATGTTCCTCGCGTTTACACTGTTGTTAAAAGGTTTTGATATCCCTTATTACGGAAGCACGTTTGATCTAATGCTATTGGCTACCATGTTCAACTTGGCGGTGTTGGCTATCGGGTATGCCATCTCCTTTGTGTCCAGCAGCCAGCTCCAAGCTACTCAGATCGGGATGATGATTGCAGTCCCTTCTTTCATGCTATCGGGTTATACTTGGCCAATCATGTCGATGCCAACAGGGATTGCTGCGATTGCAAAATCTTTGCCGCTGACCTATTTCTTGGGTGGTGTAAGGGAAATTTTGTCGAAGGGACACGGGCTGTCAGCTGTCATGAACGACTTCATGGTTCTCGCTTTCATGACACTCATCGGGTTGTTCGCAGCCTATGTCATTTATTTGTTGCAGATAAGGAAAAGTAAGGGGAAAGTTAGAGAACAAACGGCGGTATAA
- a CDS encoding BTAD domain-containing putative transcriptional regulator, with translation MIPIHIPISKITPPGQKPYVLRRPALAKKLRLLKYTQICLIHAGAGYGKTTSLATFLHDEALAASWFTIQDGDDALLAFVLCLVESVRQVHSGFGQVLKEQLKDITEQSPVPSLDSKVLVDWFVGECVQLQADHILVLDHFQRIENGCEVDQFVQRLAEALPQKVKLVILTRSRPKWSNLDLLSARGECLELTTNDLSFTLEESEAFYSDQYDITLSEEDWGRVEEVALGWVMALRTFGEMVTRGQTVPDSLRELSRLLHLLEVEVWTQLDAGMQRFLMEAAVLEQFDLEDCKQILGEGCIEHLLEAQRCHLFLHVQADSHYSFHPLFQRLLSSKLAANQATYVHVNQKAAGWYRRKGDEAKAFRRLRLVEQWEMLGEWLCQASERLLQAGKLDFLYEWITLLPEHIKCEQHWLLFYQGEVERYRCLYAKSFASYEQFLKQCEQKQDQIGLCRGLEGQARVHLDSVQGVRAEELLKRAIQLLPPFEQENEMAPRLYRLLAEIYTNRGDAKQAAAWYERSQELEQQTEVELESRLLFRTGRLQSSIQLLESKWQVEQGKHPPLTRSYRETSLLLSFVYALNGEWERGWEAAETAIQLGRAAHSPFVEANGYVRKAHAALISQTLPTDEIRELYEKGLQIMEELQSTRGKSETLLGLTLFYAREKALDQALLYGNRGIQETEAMRDDWLGSLVRMAIGIAYAKYGKEEEAWAIFIDCADRLSHCGDSYNVVICQLWLSFLAYRKKQWDLFVPAVTQALSLMKSGEYQFLLQRPTLLTPHDVQQLMPILIEAERRKVSPDYVSQLLNDLGLQNVTFHPGYTLRIQTLGAFRVWLGERELSEKAWQRGTAKLLFQLLLTKRHHLLAREEIMNRLWPDSIEEAAIRDFKVSLNALNKALEPDRAARTDTFFIQRHGSSYGFNLASGYHMDVEEFEKLVTLGLAESDRRQGAILLEKGLAYYLGDYMPECRYEDWCVEERERVQTLFLRGAERLAKIMLADGQLEKTIRWCEAILRVDDCWEESYRLLMTAYYQQNNRTQAIRWYEKCVAKLRENLGVAPMPATMETYLQIIEK, from the coding sequence ATGATTCCAATCCACATCCCTATATCCAAAATAACTCCTCCAGGACAGAAGCCATATGTTTTACGGCGACCTGCATTGGCAAAAAAATTACGCCTGTTGAAATATACGCAGATTTGTCTCATTCATGCAGGGGCAGGCTATGGCAAAACGACTTCTTTGGCTACATTTCTACATGATGAAGCACTGGCTGCGTCCTGGTTTACCATTCAGGATGGAGACGATGCCCTTCTTGCGTTTGTCCTTTGTCTCGTCGAAAGTGTTCGGCAGGTTCATTCTGGTTTTGGACAGGTATTGAAAGAACAACTCAAAGACATCACTGAGCAAAGTCCGGTGCCGTCCCTAGACAGTAAAGTTCTGGTCGACTGGTTTGTCGGGGAATGCGTACAGCTCCAGGCTGACCACATACTTGTTTTGGACCATTTCCAACGAATTGAGAATGGGTGTGAAGTCGATCAATTTGTTCAACGATTAGCCGAGGCGCTTCCACAAAAGGTCAAGCTGGTTATCTTAACGCGTTCCCGACCGAAATGGTCCAATCTCGACTTGTTGTCCGCAAGAGGAGAGTGTCTGGAGCTTACAACCAATGACCTTTCTTTTACACTGGAGGAGAGCGAGGCCTTTTATTCTGATCAATACGACATCACGTTGTCCGAAGAAGATTGGGGTCGAGTCGAAGAGGTGGCGCTAGGCTGGGTGATGGCACTGCGAACTTTTGGTGAAATGGTAACGAGGGGGCAGACGGTGCCCGATAGTCTGCGTGAGTTATCCCGATTGTTGCATTTGCTGGAAGTAGAAGTCTGGACACAGCTGGATGCAGGTATGCAGCGCTTCTTGATGGAGGCAGCGGTTCTCGAACAATTCGATTTGGAGGATTGCAAGCAAATACTCGGGGAGGGATGTATCGAGCACCTGTTGGAAGCACAGCGTTGTCATCTTTTTCTGCATGTCCAAGCAGATTCTCATTATTCCTTTCATCCGCTATTTCAGCGTCTCCTGTCGAGCAAGCTGGCAGCGAATCAAGCGACGTACGTGCATGTAAATCAAAAGGCCGCAGGATGGTACAGACGAAAAGGGGACGAGGCAAAAGCTTTTAGGCGGTTGCGTCTCGTCGAACAGTGGGAGATGCTGGGTGAGTGGCTGTGCCAAGCATCGGAAAGGTTGCTGCAAGCAGGGAAGCTGGACTTTTTATACGAGTGGATAACGTTATTACCAGAGCACATCAAGTGCGAACAGCATTGGCTGTTGTTTTATCAGGGCGAGGTAGAACGCTATCGCTGTCTATATGCGAAATCCTTTGCTTCTTATGAGCAATTTTTGAAACAATGTGAACAAAAGCAAGATCAAATCGGATTGTGCCGCGGGTTGGAAGGGCAAGCACGTGTCCATCTCGACAGCGTCCAAGGCGTCAGGGCCGAAGAGCTGCTTAAGCGGGCAATTCAACTTTTGCCCCCATTTGAACAAGAGAATGAGATGGCACCGAGGCTATATCGCTTGCTGGCAGAAATTTATACGAATCGCGGAGATGCCAAACAGGCGGCAGCTTGGTATGAACGGAGTCAGGAATTAGAGCAGCAGACGGAGGTTGAGCTAGAATCACGCCTGTTGTTTCGTACTGGCCGACTGCAGTCCTCCATCCAGCTCTTGGAAAGTAAGTGGCAGGTAGAACAAGGGAAGCATCCCCCACTGACCAGATCGTATCGGGAAACCTCTTTACTACTATCTTTTGTGTATGCATTGAATGGCGAATGGGAGCGAGGGTGGGAAGCAGCAGAAACTGCCATACAACTCGGACGTGCAGCGCATTCCCCTTTTGTAGAGGCGAATGGCTATGTTCGAAAAGCGCATGCGGCCCTCATCAGTCAAACATTGCCTACGGACGAGATTCGTGAGCTTTATGAAAAAGGTTTGCAAATCATGGAGGAGCTCCAGTCCACACGCGGAAAGTCAGAAACGCTTCTGGGACTAACCTTGTTTTATGCAAGAGAAAAGGCACTCGACCAAGCACTTCTGTATGGCAACAGGGGAATACAAGAGACAGAGGCAATGCGCGACGACTGGTTAGGCAGTTTGGTACGTATGGCCATTGGGATTGCCTATGCCAAATACGGGAAAGAAGAGGAAGCGTGGGCTATCTTTATCGATTGTGCCGACCGACTCAGTCACTGCGGGGATAGCTATAATGTCGTCATTTGTCAATTGTGGTTGAGCTTCTTGGCTTATCGTAAAAAACAATGGGATTTGTTTGTACCTGCGGTGACGCAAGCTCTGTCCTTGATGAAGTCCGGTGAATATCAATTCCTTTTGCAGAGACCTACGCTGCTTACACCGCATGATGTACAGCAGCTGATGCCGATTCTGATTGAGGCAGAGCGCCGAAAGGTATCGCCGGATTACGTCTCTCAGCTGTTAAATGATTTGGGCTTGCAAAACGTGACATTCCACCCCGGGTATACCCTTCGTATTCAGACGCTGGGCGCCTTCCGTGTATGGCTGGGAGAGCGGGAATTGAGCGAAAAGGCATGGCAGCGTGGGACGGCCAAGCTGTTGTTTCAGCTTTTATTGACGAAGAGACACCATTTGTTAGCCCGGGAAGAAATCATGAACCGACTTTGGCCAGACAGTATCGAAGAAGCGGCAATTCGCGATTTTAAAGTGTCGTTAAATGCATTGAACAAAGCTCTCGAGCCAGATCGTGCTGCCAGAACAGACACCTTCTTCATTCAGCGCCATGGCAGCTCTTACGGTTTCAATCTGGCATCGGGCTACCATATGGACGTCGAAGAGTTCGAGAAGCTCGTTACACTGGGCTTGGCAGAATCAGATCGGCGTCAAGGGGCTATCCTGTTGGAAAAAGGGCTTGCCTATTACTTGGGTGATTACATGCCGGAATGCCGTTATGAGGATTGGTGTGTAGAAGAGCGTGAGAGAGTGCAGACGCTGTTTTTACGCGGAGCAGAAAGGTTAGCCAAAATCATGCTAGCGGACGGGCAGTTGGAAAAAACGATCCGCTGGTGTGAAGCGATTCTGCGGGTGGATGATTGCTGGGAGGAGTCGTACCGCTTACTTATGACTGCGTATTATCAGCAAAATAATCGCACACAGGCAATCCGCTGGTATGAAAAATGTGTAGCAAAACTGAGGGAGAACCTCGGCGTCGCGCCGATGCCTGCAACGATGGAGACTTACCTTCAAATCATAGAGAAGTAA
- a CDS encoding ABC transporter ATP-binding protein, with the protein MAKVSLSHIYKRYGNNVTAVDDFHLEIQDREFLVLVGPSGCGKSTTLRMIAGLEEISEGDLYIGDRRVNDVAPKDRDIAMVFQSYALYPHMNVYENMAFGLKLRKFSKSDIDKRIQDAARILDISHLLDRKPKALSGGQRQRVALGRAIVREPQVFLMDEPLSNLDAKLRVQMRTEILKLHQRLNTTIIYVTHDQTEAMTMGDRIVVMKDGLIQQVATPTEIYNHPVNLFVASFIGSPAMNFVKGNLSEKDGALYFDAQNIHVRFPEDKAKTLREKGYVNKQAIFGIRPEDIYSDASFMEANPFESTLEAEVEVVENMGSELYVYFHNIGNTQMVARVDSREALKPKMKVKLAMDLAKCHVFDSETEVAVF; encoded by the coding sequence ATGGCAAAGGTAAGTCTTTCCCACATTTATAAACGATATGGAAACAACGTTACGGCAGTTGACGATTTTCACTTGGAAATTCAAGATCGCGAATTCCTCGTTCTCGTCGGACCATCTGGTTGTGGAAAATCTACCACGCTGCGCATGATTGCAGGTCTGGAAGAGATTTCGGAAGGTGATTTATACATAGGCGATCGCCGCGTCAACGATGTAGCTCCCAAAGATCGCGACATCGCCATGGTGTTTCAAAGCTATGCACTCTATCCGCATATGAATGTATACGAAAATATGGCTTTCGGCCTGAAATTGCGCAAATTCTCCAAATCCGATATTGATAAACGCATTCAAGATGCAGCGCGAATCCTCGATATTTCGCATTTGCTAGACCGGAAGCCAAAAGCGCTATCCGGGGGGCAAAGACAGCGTGTCGCACTAGGTCGTGCGATCGTGCGTGAGCCGCAAGTATTTTTGATGGATGAACCGTTGTCCAACCTCGATGCAAAGCTGCGTGTACAAATGCGCACGGAAATTTTGAAACTGCATCAACGCTTGAATACCACGATCATTTATGTGACGCACGATCAAACGGAAGCCATGACCATGGGAGACCGAATCGTCGTCATGAAGGACGGTCTTATCCAACAGGTGGCAACCCCGACTGAAATCTACAATCATCCAGTCAATCTGTTTGTCGCGAGCTTCATCGGCTCCCCTGCGATGAACTTCGTGAAAGGGAATCTCTCCGAGAAAGACGGAGCACTCTATTTTGATGCCCAAAATATTCATGTACGCTTCCCAGAAGATAAAGCCAAGACTTTACGGGAAAAAGGTTATGTAAATAAGCAGGCTATTTTTGGAATTCGCCCGGAGGATATTTACAGCGACGCTTCTTTTATGGAAGCAAATCCATTTGAGAGCACACTGGAAGCAGAAGTTGAAGTCGTAGAAAACATGGGCTCCGAATTGTACGTCTATTTCCACAATATCGGGAATACCCAGATGGTGGCGCGCGTGGATTCTCGTGAAGCGCTAAAACCAAAGATGAAGGTAAAATTAGCGATGGATCTTGCCAAATGTCATGTATTTGACAGCGAGACAGAAGTAGCAGTATTCTAA
- a CDS encoding YpuI family protein, whose amino-acid sequence MSATHLKQLCEETYTKLKKVSMEVERFLNQVTLSGLVSASGDPEEFETYYRNYLSDLRHLLVYCENAYERLGVSLRRARFHEEFAEEVLYQVYHSCINNFYYPKGEVYEEDGRLAYTGQDCIIFRKQVVPELEQLTLSLSRVFEQLRNDLQYYETDYIAKKQMQQEKARA is encoded by the coding sequence ATGTCAGCGACTCATCTAAAGCAATTGTGCGAGGAGACGTACACCAAGTTGAAAAAGGTCAGCATGGAAGTAGAGCGTTTTTTGAATCAGGTTACCTTATCTGGTCTTGTATCGGCATCAGGTGATCCTGAAGAATTTGAAACGTATTACCGTAACTATCTTTCCGACTTGCGCCACCTTTTAGTCTACTGCGAAAATGCATACGAAAGGCTGGGAGTATCACTCCGACGCGCACGATTTCATGAGGAGTTTGCTGAGGAAGTATTGTATCAGGTATACCATTCCTGTATAAATAACTTCTACTATCCTAAAGGTGAGGTTTACGAAGAAGATGGTCGGTTGGCCTATACGGGTCAGGACTGTATCATTTTCCGTAAACAGGTGGTTCCTGAGTTGGAGCAGTTGACCTTGTCCCTGTCTAGAGTGTTCGAACAGTTGCGTAATGATTTGCAGTATTACGAGACAGACTACATAGCGAAAAAACAAATGCAACAAGAAAAAGCACGAGCTTAA
- a CDS encoding Cof-type HAD-IIB family hydrolase, which produces MAYQIVFFDIDGTLLNTDHIIPQTTVDAVQTLKQNGVHVAIATGRAPYHLMPIAKQLGIETFVGFNGSYVQSEGKIIQHKPIATDTLAKLEQMAEGHSHPMVFLSADHFYANAMDHPHIIESFDWLGLEYPAYRHRYWEETPIYQAFLYCGADESRYTGEFHDVSYIRWHEHCMDILPPNGSKAKGIEAVLKHFGLTPADAVAFGDGLNDKEMLSYVGMGVAMGNAHEELKPFANMITRHVNDNGIQHGLAKLGLI; this is translated from the coding sequence GTGGCTTATCAAATCGTCTTTTTTGACATTGACGGAACCTTACTGAACACCGATCATATTATTCCACAAACAACGGTGGACGCCGTACAAACATTAAAACAAAACGGTGTCCATGTCGCGATCGCAACCGGCCGAGCTCCTTATCATTTGATGCCAATCGCTAAGCAACTGGGCATTGAGACATTCGTGGGCTTTAACGGGTCGTATGTGCAGAGCGAAGGGAAGATCATCCAGCACAAGCCAATTGCGACAGATACATTGGCAAAGCTCGAACAAATGGCTGAGGGTCATTCCCATCCGATGGTATTTTTGAGTGCAGATCACTTCTATGCCAATGCGATGGACCACCCACATATCATCGAGTCTTTTGATTGGTTGGGACTGGAATACCCAGCGTATCGCCATCGCTACTGGGAGGAAACACCGATTTATCAAGCATTTCTCTACTGTGGCGCAGATGAATCGAGATACACGGGTGAATTCCATGACGTCTCATATATTCGTTGGCATGAACACTGCATGGATATTTTGCCCCCGAACGGCTCCAAAGCAAAAGGAATTGAAGCTGTCTTAAAACATTTTGGACTGACTCCAGCGGATGCTGTTGCCTTTGGAGACGGATTGAATGATAAAGAGATGCTCTCCTATGTTGGCATGGGAGTAGCGATGGGGAATGCTCATGAAGAATTGAAGCCGTTCGCCAATATGATTACGCGCCACGTAAACGACAATGGCATCCAACATGGTTTAGCAAAGCTTGGTTTAATCTAG
- a CDS encoding TetR/AcrR family transcriptional regulator, which yields MAPSKKDQIANGALTAFAQLGYSETTMDAIAEMAQVAKGTLYYHFSTKEELFLYVIEKGVKMLIYHVDHVMQNEELSLEDRILNVLDEHLRFFSENQDLCFLLLSAFSGDGQRDRMVGNLLGGYFSTMESHMLELQQQGYIRADIDIRTLASSLFGMVGFTVLRKQFRKEPVNSAADKQTLRYLLSGMFQNSLEKCKTRGEDR from the coding sequence ATGGCACCATCCAAAAAAGATCAAATTGCAAACGGAGCTTTAACCGCATTTGCCCAATTGGGTTATAGCGAAACGACCATGGATGCAATCGCGGAAATGGCACAGGTGGCAAAAGGAACCCTCTATTATCACTTTTCCACAAAGGAAGAGCTGTTTTTGTACGTGATAGAAAAAGGCGTGAAGATGCTGATTTACCATGTAGATCATGTAATGCAGAATGAAGAGCTTTCCTTGGAGGATCGTATTCTGAATGTGCTGGATGAGCATCTTCGCTTCTTTTCCGAGAATCAAGATTTGTGTTTCCTGTTGCTGAGTGCTTTCTCAGGAGATGGACAACGCGACAGGATGGTTGGCAATCTGCTAGGTGGCTATTTCAGCACGATGGAGTCACACATGCTAGAACTGCAGCAGCAGGGGTATATCCGGGCGGATATCGATATTCGCACACTTGCTTCCTCGTTGTTTGGCATGGTTGGTTTTACCGTACTTCGCAAGCAGTTTCGCAAAGAGCCAGTGAACAGTGCCGCAGATAAACAGACACTTCGTTATTTGCTGTCAGGAATGTTCCAAAATAGTCTAGAGAAATGTAAAACAAGAGGAGAAGACAGATGA
- a CDS encoding S8 family peptidase, with the protein MRVWPFVAAIALVGLVVVPYRMNQHAEQEMREPHPRVTSVQARIPRINYIEQVKDVRRDLEKKSHIQTLHHNQRDRSHYVENEVVVRFSPRPKQEKIDQLVSSLDAKIKRDFDKFLIIKSKSMTTKQLMKKLAEHPDSVFAEPNYLLLPNVKPNDPYYKEYQWNLPLIGMEKSWDVSEGSSDVIVAVVDTGVDMKHPEFAGKLVKGYNVLDGSNKPQDDNGHGTHVSGVIAAKTNNRDGIAGMSWNSKIMPVKAIGADGSGSAVDIAHGIYWATDNGADVINLSVGNYTSSAALREACRYAFDNNVVLVAASGNDASDQPSYPAAYDEVLAVAAVDHRKERADFSNFGDYVDVSAPGVDIPSTYIYSDYASLSGTSMACPHVAALASLIRSVHPDMNTRDVMNLIRHSATDLGAPGHDQLYGYGMINVNQALRQAQPVEEVKTEQPPKTIGGLLNKFFQRLRFGAQ; encoded by the coding sequence TTGCGCGTCTGGCCTTTTGTTGCCGCTATTGCCTTGGTCGGTCTCGTCGTTGTCCCGTATCGGATGAATCAGCATGCAGAACAGGAAATGCGCGAACCTCATCCCCGCGTGACATCCGTTCAGGCGAGAATTCCACGGATTAACTACATTGAACAGGTAAAAGACGTCCGTCGTGACCTGGAGAAAAAAAGCCATATCCAAACGCTTCATCATAACCAACGTGACCGCAGTCATTATGTAGAGAATGAAGTCGTCGTGCGCTTTTCCCCTCGTCCCAAGCAAGAAAAAATTGATCAGCTTGTTTCCTCTTTGGATGCCAAGATCAAGCGCGACTTTGACAAATTTCTCATCATCAAATCAAAGAGCATGACTACCAAGCAGCTCATGAAAAAACTGGCTGAACATCCTGACTCCGTATTTGCCGAGCCAAATTACCTCTTACTCCCGAACGTGAAGCCAAACGATCCGTATTACAAGGAATACCAATGGAATCTTCCTCTAATCGGCATGGAGAAAAGCTGGGATGTCAGCGAAGGTAGCAGTGATGTTATCGTAGCAGTCGTCGATACAGGTGTGGATATGAAGCATCCAGAATTTGCTGGAAAGCTGGTCAAAGGCTATAACGTTTTGGATGGCAGTAACAAACCTCAGGACGATAATGGTCATGGAACCCACGTATCTGGTGTCATAGCAGCGAAAACGAATAACAGAGATGGCATTGCCGGGATGTCCTGGAATAGTAAGATCATGCCGGTTAAAGCCATTGGCGCAGACGGCTCGGGATCAGCTGTAGACATTGCTCACGGGATTTATTGGGCAACCGATAACGGAGCAGATGTCATCAACTTAAGCGTAGGTAACTACACCTCCTCTGCTGCTCTGCGGGAAGCTTGTCGCTATGCCTTTGATAATAATGTCGTGTTAGTCGCGGCTTCCGGAAACGATGCGAGCGATCAGCCTAGCTATCCTGCAGCCTATGATGAAGTCCTCGCCGTTGCCGCTGTCGACCACCGTAAAGAACGCGCGGATTTTTCCAACTTTGGTGATTATGTAGATGTATCTGCTCCTGGGGTCGATATTCCGAGCACGTACATTTATAGCGACTATGCCTCGCTATCAGGTACTTCGATGGCTTGTCCTCATGTCGCTGCACTCGCTTCGCTCATCCGTTCCGTTCATCCCGATATGAACACCCGAGACGTGATGAATCTCATAAGACATTCTGCAACTGACCTCGGAGCTCCGGGTCACGATCAGTTATACGGGTACGGTATGATCAATGTGAATCAGGCCCTTCGTCAAGCCCAGCCGGTCGAGGAAGTCAAAACGGAACAGCCTCCAAAAACAATCGGCGGCTTGCTCAATAAATTTTTTCAACGTCTGCGTTTTGGTGCGCAATAA
- a CDS encoding HlyD family secretion protein, which produces MNKRAWIGVGGFVVSIAVLGTVLFGSNVSSMAGQNTTKLAGVIEGTEVDLSFKMGGSIEQLSLKEGDEVKAGQVVATLSSAEILAKKEQAEAAYKLSLVKLDQAKKGVSVTDSSSNAQVDQAKAVVNSAQAQLDANRNGARSEEITQLKAKLQAAQTSNQIAATNLERMKKLMAEGAVPQVKVEEAQMQADKAQAEFKAAEEQLKMAQTGSRKEQVDAAQAQLDQAKAAYNQAVAGRGQVGLKELDVKSAEANVMQAKGALAEMEAYVNNTKLTAPVDGIVKAVAVQKGELVSQGFTVLTIQTKSDKYVKFYVNEYMLSNVKTGDQVKLFVPALNREVDAKVVTVAPAADFAVKKATQELGDRDIRSFQVKLLVSDSELRPGLTVEWHLEGAGNGE; this is translated from the coding sequence ATGAACAAACGTGCATGGATCGGTGTAGGTGGCTTTGTAGTGAGTATTGCAGTACTTGGAACCGTATTGTTTGGTTCGAATGTGAGTAGCATGGCTGGTCAGAATACAACGAAATTAGCAGGTGTAATCGAAGGAACAGAGGTCGACCTCTCTTTTAAAATGGGTGGTTCCATCGAACAGCTCTCCCTGAAAGAAGGAGACGAAGTAAAGGCAGGGCAAGTAGTTGCCACGCTAAGCAGCGCGGAAATCCTTGCGAAGAAGGAACAGGCTGAAGCTGCTTACAAGCTCTCACTCGTCAAGCTTGATCAGGCGAAAAAAGGAGTATCAGTGACAGATAGCTCCAGCAATGCCCAAGTCGACCAAGCAAAAGCAGTAGTCAACTCGGCGCAAGCGCAGCTTGACGCAAACAGAAATGGAGCGCGTTCAGAAGAAATTACGCAGCTCAAAGCGAAATTACAAGCAGCACAAACTTCGAATCAAATTGCCGCGACGAATTTGGAACGAATGAAGAAATTAATGGCGGAAGGTGCCGTTCCACAAGTGAAAGTGGAAGAGGCGCAGATGCAAGCAGATAAAGCCCAAGCAGAGTTTAAAGCAGCAGAAGAGCAGTTGAAAATGGCTCAAACTGGATCGCGCAAAGAGCAGGTCGATGCCGCACAAGCACAACTGGATCAAGCAAAAGCTGCATACAACCAAGCAGTAGCAGGGAGAGGTCAAGTAGGCTTGAAAGAGCTGGATGTTAAATCCGCAGAAGCGAACGTCATGCAGGCAAAAGGTGCACTGGCTGAAATGGAAGCCTATGTGAACAACACCAAGCTGACAGCTCCAGTAGACGGTATTGTAAAAGCAGTTGCCGTTCAAAAGGGAGAGCTGGTTTCGCAAGGCTTCACTGTATTGACGATCCAAACCAAATCAGACAAGTATGTCAAATTTTATGTAAATGAATACATGCTTTCGAATGTGAAAACAGGCGATCAAGTGAAATTGTTTGTCCCAGCCCTGAACAGAGAAGTAGACGCCAAAGTGGTTACTGTAGCTCCTGCTGCTGACTTTGCCGTAAAAAAAGCGACACAAGAACTCGGTGATCGTGACATTCGTTCCTTCCAGGTGAAGCTTCTGGTGTCCGATTCGGAATTGCGTCCAGGCTTGACGGTTGAGTGGCATCTTGAAGGAGCTGGTAATGGTGAATAG